One genomic region from Bradyrhizobium icense encodes:
- a CDS encoding urease accessory protein yields MFGILGLGFLLGMQHALEADHIAAVSSIAARRSHVADIVKHGLTWGLGHTLTLFAFAGAAMLLGRAIPDGVAQPLETVVGLMLVGLGAHVLWRLWRDRVHFHRHGHGDGTVHFHAHSHAGETAPHARAAHIHEHGFRWRTLLVGLMHGMAGSAALLVLAVTQASSPAVGLGYIALFGIGSMIGMGALSTAIAVPLAVSARWLTWANRGLQGAVGLATVAIGIMTVVETVLA; encoded by the coding sequence ATGTTCGGAATTCTGGGGCTGGGGTTTTTGCTGGGCATGCAGCATGCGCTCGAAGCCGATCATATCGCCGCCGTCTCCAGCATCGCCGCGCGCCGCAGCCATGTGGCCGATATCGTCAAGCACGGTCTGACCTGGGGGCTCGGCCATACGCTTACCTTGTTCGCCTTTGCCGGCGCCGCCATGCTGCTTGGCCGCGCGATCCCGGACGGCGTTGCCCAGCCGCTCGAGACCGTGGTCGGCCTGATGTTGGTCGGCCTTGGGGCGCACGTGCTGTGGCGGCTGTGGCGCGACCGGGTGCACTTCCATCGACACGGTCATGGCGACGGCACGGTGCATTTCCATGCCCATAGCCATGCCGGCGAAACCGCGCCGCATGCCCGCGCCGCTCACATCCACGAACATGGCTTTCGCTGGCGGACCCTGCTGGTCGGCCTGATGCACGGCATGGCGGGCTCGGCCGCGCTTCTGGTGCTCGCGGTCACGCAGGCTTCCAGCCCGGCGGTCGGGCTCGGCTATATCGCGCTGTTCGGCATAGGCTCGATGATCGGCATGGGCGCGCTGTCGACGGCGATCGCGGTGCCGCTTGCGGTCTCCGCCCGCTGGCTCACCTGGGCCAATCGCGGCTTGCAAGGGGCGGTCGGCCTTGCCACCGTCGCGATCGGCATCATGACGGTGGTCGAAACGGTGCTGGCCTGA
- a CDS encoding Bug family tripartite tricarboxylate transporter substrate binding protein, giving the protein MNRRDFLAGSAACSLAAMTGKAFAQAGPLTKIIFPFAAGGGGDALCRLLAQHISPLLDRNIIVENRTGGDGLIGIKAVKGANPDGTTVLVTTGPTMYLLPMVETTPSFDAAKDFVPVSQLVRFEFCVFVGTAVPVEVKDFKQFVAWLKANPDQATFGVPSNGTIPHFTGSRLEQALGVKLTRVAYRGSAPIINDLVGGHMPFAISTLTDAIPQHRAGNVRILAVGSAQRSPFLPDAPTLRESGVDLVADAWYGMWLPAGASPDLAKKLSEAVATALAKPEVKQKLSAIGLIPVGSTPEGLTKELAANTAFWQPIVKETGYKITN; this is encoded by the coding sequence ATGAACCGCCGAGATTTTCTGGCCGGAAGCGCCGCATGTTCGCTGGCGGCGATGACAGGTAAGGCATTCGCGCAGGCTGGGCCGCTGACCAAGATCATCTTCCCGTTTGCGGCCGGCGGCGGCGGGGATGCACTTTGCCGGCTGCTGGCGCAGCACATCAGCCCATTGCTCGATCGCAACATCATCGTCGAGAACCGAACCGGCGGCGACGGGCTGATCGGCATCAAGGCGGTGAAGGGGGCCAATCCCGACGGCACGACCGTGCTCGTCACCACGGGGCCGACGATGTATCTGCTGCCGATGGTCGAGACCACGCCGAGCTTCGACGCGGCAAAGGATTTCGTTCCGGTCAGCCAGCTCGTGCGGTTCGAATTCTGTGTCTTCGTCGGCACGGCCGTGCCGGTCGAGGTCAAGGATTTCAAGCAATTCGTCGCCTGGCTGAAAGCCAATCCGGATCAGGCCACGTTCGGCGTGCCGAGCAACGGCACCATTCCGCATTTTACCGGCTCGCGGCTCGAGCAGGCGCTGGGCGTCAAGCTGACCCGTGTGGCCTATCGCGGCAGCGCGCCGATCATCAACGATCTCGTCGGCGGACACATGCCGTTCGCGATTTCCACCTTGACCGATGCCATCCCTCAGCATCGCGCGGGCAACGTCCGGATTCTTGCGGTCGGCAGCGCGCAGCGCTCGCCGTTCCTGCCCGACGCGCCGACGCTGAGAGAGAGCGGCGTCGATCTGGTGGCGGATGCCTGGTACGGCATGTGGCTGCCGGCAGGCGCCTCGCCGGACCTTGCGAAAAAGCTGAGCGAGGCGGTCGCCACCGCGCTCGCCAAGCCGGAGGTCAAGCAAAAGCTCTCGGCCATCGGCCTGATCCCGGTCGGCTCGACGCCCGAAGGCCTGACGAAGGAGCTCGCTGCCAACACCGCCTTCTGGCAGCCGATCGTGAAGGAGACGGGGTACAAGATCACGAATTAA